In the genome of Eleutherodactylus coqui strain aEleCoq1 unplaced genomic scaffold, aEleCoq1.hap1 HAP1_SCAFFOLD_43, whole genome shotgun sequence, one region contains:
- the LOC136601750 gene encoding gephyrin-like yields the protein MQGILDPRPTIIKARLSCDVKLDPRPEYHRCILTWHHQEPLPWAQSTGNQMSSRLMSMRSANGLLMLPPKTEQYVELHKGEVVDVMVIGRL from the exons atgcagggaatcctggatccaagacctacaatcatcaaagccagg ttatcttgtgatgtaaagttggatcctcgcccagagtaccatcgctgcatacttacgtggcatcaccaagagccactgccttgggcacaaagtacag gtaatcagatgagcagtcgcctgatgagtatgcgcagtgccaatggactgttgatgctacctccaaagacagagcagtatgtggaacttcacaagggagaggtggtggatgtcatggtcatcggaaggctatga